From one Tetragenococcus osmophilus genomic stretch:
- the hslU gene encoding ATP-dependent protease ATPase subunit HslU, translating into MANREKTPKEIVNELDSYIIGQDQAKKSVAVALRNRYRRLQLDEQMQQDVTPKNILMIGPTGVGKTEIARRLAKTISAPFVKVEATKFTEVGYVGRDVESMIRDLVENAIQIVKKARYSDVYSQAEKKANRRLAKALAPGIKKEKRKSQNPYEQMMNMFAQGQQTQESEEPEEELTEEIRSNRQAIFEQLQKGLLDNREVTIQVEEEKNQNPMMNNGLEQMGIDLSEAFSQLSPNKKVDRTLDVKDAREILIQEESAKLVNDADIHSEAIHLAESSGIIFIDEIDKVTAKSEQSGDVSREGVQRDILPIVEGSQVNTKYGALQTDHILFIASGAFHVSKPSDLIPELQGRFPIRVELNDLTAEDFMKILKEPNNALVKQYVALLDTENVSVTFTKEAIEKIANIAFEVNRDTDNIGARRLHTILEKLLEDLLFEASDMQMGEIQITEAYVEDKLSDIAKNKDLSRYIL; encoded by the coding sequence AATCAGTAGCGGTAGCATTGCGCAATCGCTATCGACGCTTACAATTGGACGAACAGATGCAACAAGATGTTACTCCTAAAAATATTTTGATGATTGGGCCTACTGGTGTAGGAAAGACAGAGATTGCACGACGTTTGGCAAAAACAATTTCGGCGCCTTTTGTAAAAGTTGAAGCAACTAAATTTACTGAAGTTGGCTATGTAGGTCGTGACGTGGAATCTATGATCCGTGATTTGGTGGAAAATGCGATCCAAATTGTCAAAAAAGCTCGCTATAGCGATGTATATAGTCAAGCTGAGAAAAAGGCCAATCGGCGTTTAGCAAAAGCTTTAGCACCTGGCATCAAAAAGGAAAAACGAAAAAGTCAAAATCCTTATGAACAAATGATGAATATGTTTGCTCAAGGACAACAAACACAAGAATCTGAAGAACCAGAAGAAGAACTGACAGAAGAAATCCGGAGTAATCGTCAAGCGATTTTTGAACAATTACAAAAAGGTCTCTTGGATAATCGGGAAGTAACAATTCAAGTAGAAGAAGAAAAAAACCAAAATCCAATGATGAATAACGGTTTGGAACAAATGGGAATCGATTTGAGCGAAGCTTTCTCTCAATTGAGCCCTAATAAAAAAGTGGACCGTACCTTAGATGTTAAAGATGCTAGAGAAATTCTAATACAAGAAGAATCAGCGAAGTTAGTTAACGATGCTGATATTCATAGTGAAGCTATCCATTTAGCTGAATCTAGCGGTATTATCTTTATTGATGAAATTGATAAGGTGACGGCAAAATCAGAACAATCTGGTGATGTTTCACGCGAAGGCGTGCAACGGGATATTTTACCAATTGTAGAAGGCTCGCAAGTAAATACAAAATACGGTGCATTACAAACAGATCATATTTTATTTATTGCCTCAGGTGCTTTTCATGTATCTAAGCCGAGTGATCTTATTCCTGAATTACAAGGACGGTTCCCTATCCGGGTTGAACTAAATGACCTAACTGCTGAAGACTTCATGAAAATTCTAAAAGAACCTAATAACGCACTCGTTAAACAATATGTTGCTTTATTAGATACCGAAAATGTGAGTGTAACCTTTACTAAAGAAGCTATTGAAAAGATTGCTAATATTGCTTTTGAAGTCAATCGAGACACTGATAACATTGGTGCTAGACGTTTGCATACAATTTTAGAAAAACTGTTGGAAGATCTTTTATTCGAAGCTTCTGATATGCAAATGGGAGAAATTCAAATTACTGAAGCTTATGTTGAAGATAAATTGTCTGATATTGCTAAAAACAAGGATTTGAGTCGTTACATTCTGTAA
- the codY gene encoding GTP-sensing pleiotropic transcriptional regulator CodY → MSTLLEQTRKINELLQQNNTFNIDSDLPYGEMAEVLGDILNSNTYIISANGSVLGFAEILDVNNERVKNMFLQKQFPKSYTDWVDQLKKTEANITIENDMTAFPVELRDVYPNGLTTIVPIFGAGERLGTIILSRIEQPFDENDLVLAEYSATVVGMQILYQKSRSIEEDVRSTTAVQMAVGTLSYSELKAVQAIFDALDGDEGRLTASNIADEIGITRSVIVNALRKLESAGIIESRSLGMKGTYLKVLNHRFKDELDKA, encoded by the coding sequence ATGAGTACACTGTTAGAACAAACAAGAAAGATCAACGAATTATTGCAGCAAAATAATACATTTAATATAGATTCTGACTTACCTTATGGTGAAATGGCCGAAGTACTAGGGGATATTTTAAATAGTAATACTTATATCATTAGTGCAAATGGAAGTGTTTTGGGATTTGCCGAAATATTGGATGTAAATAACGAACGAGTAAAGAATATGTTTTTGCAAAAGCAATTTCCTAAAAGTTATACAGATTGGGTAGATCAGTTGAAAAAAACTGAAGCAAATATTACTATTGAAAATGATATGACAGCTTTTCCTGTGGAATTACGTGACGTCTATCCTAATGGTTTAACGACAATTGTTCCAATCTTTGGGGCAGGAGAACGTTTGGGCACCATAATCTTATCCCGTATAGAACAGCCCTTTGATGAAAATGATTTAGTATTAGCTGAATATAGTGCAACGGTTGTTGGGATGCAAATTTTGTATCAAAAATCCCGTAGTATTGAAGAAGATGTTCGTAGTACGACAGCTGTTCAAATGGCAGTTGGTACACTTTCTTATAGCGAATTAAAAGCTGTTCAAGCTATTTTTGATGCACTCGATGGCGATGAAGGACGTTTGACGGCTTCTAATATCGCTGATGAGATTGGAATTACTCGTTCAGTCATTGTAAATGCCTTGCGCAAATTGGAATCAGCAGGTATTATCGAGTCCCGTTCATTAGGGATGAAAGGGACTTATCTGAAGGTTTTAAATCATCGTTTTAAAGATGAATTAGATAAAGCTTGA